The genomic stretch TGCATTTCCGGCGCAAGATTATATCTTGCTGTTTATGGCGGATTTAAAACAGATAAATGGCTGAACAGTTACAGTACTAACCTGAAACTCAATTGTGGCGGGCATTTCGGACGCTCTTTAAAAAAAGATGATGTGCTCGAATATGGAAAAACACTTTCCGAAAAGATAATCAACGCTGTAGAAAAAATCACTTGGAAAGCCGCGATTATCCAAGAAAACGATGATGAGATTCTGGTGCTGAAAGGCAACGAATGGGAACAATTGAATGATGAATCGAAAGCTTTGTTTGAAAACAATTATTTTGAAATAACTGCGAAGTCCGATAGAATGGGTTACAGGCTTTTGGGGCAATCATTAAGCAGAAAACAAAATACTGAAATGCTTTCATCGGCGGTTAATTTTGGAACGATTCAATTATTGCCCAACGGGCAATTAATTGTGCTGATGGCAGACCATCAAACGACTGGCGGTTATCCGCGCGTAGCGCACGTAATTTCGGCGCATCGCAATAAATTGGCGCAATATTCCGCAGGTAAAAAAATAAAATTTATTTTTACCACACAGGCTGTTGCCGAAGCAAAAGCAATGGAGCAACGACGTTTTTTGGAACAGTTGAAAACAGCTTGTGCTTTGAAATGGAATGAAATTTAAACTATGGATTTTAATTGCGACATGGGCGAAGGTATGAGCAACGATGCGTTGTTGATGCCATACATAACTTCGGCAAATATTGCCTGCGGTTTTCATGCGGGCGATGAAGCAACCATGAGGGAAGCTATTTTACTTGCGCAAAATCATGGTGTACACATTGGTGCGCACGTTTCGTTTGATGATAAAAAAAACTTCGGAAGAACAGAGATGTTTTTGTCAAAGAATGAAATTTATGATTTGGTAACTACGCAGCTTCGTTTGTTTCATCGTGTTGCGGAATCGCTGAAAGCTATTATCTATCACGTAAAGCCGCATGGTGCGTTGTATAATATTTCTGCAAAAAATAATGAAACAGCTTCTGCAATTGCACAAGCCGTAAAAGATTTTAATCCCGAATTGAAGTTATTCGGATTAAGTAAAAGTTGTTCTGTTGAAGCTGCGGAACGCATCGGTTTAAAAGCCGTGAACGAAGCGTTTGCCGATAGAACATATCAGGACGACGGCTCGCTTACGCCGAGAAAACAACCGAATGCTTTAATTGAAAATGAAACTGATTTATTGAATCAGGTAAAGCAATTAATTGAAACAAGTTCAGTTGTTTCCGTATCGGGAAAAACTGTTCCCGTGATTGCCGAAACTATTTGTATTCACGGCGATGGCACACACGCAATTTCATTTGCGAAAATAATTTCATTGCTGATAAACCAAGCAACCGACTAATGAAAAAAAGAAATACAGCGATACTTGGTGCAGCATTTTTAATGGCGACTTCCGCAATTGGTCCTGCATTTCTTA from Arachidicoccus sp. BS20 encodes the following:
- a CDS encoding 5-oxoprolinase subunit C family protein; the encoded protein is MSLKIIKAGILDTVQDTGRLRYRHLGINPGGAMDAFAARIANILVNNNADDAVLEMHFPASQILFQKPAIIVLSGANFSPKLNGKTVASYQPIFVNVGDKLVFERCISGARLYLAVYGGFKTDKWLNSYSTNLKLNCGGHFGRSLKKDDVLEYGKTLSEKIINAVEKITWKAAIIQENDDEILVLKGNEWEQLNDESKALFENNYFEITAKSDRMGYRLLGQSLSRKQNTEMLSSAVNFGTIQLLPNGQLIVLMADHQTTGGYPRVAHVISAHRNKLAQYSAGKKIKFIFTTQAVAEAKAMEQRRFLEQLKTACALKWNEI
- a CDS encoding 5-oxoprolinase subunit PxpA; translation: MDFNCDMGEGMSNDALLMPYITSANIACGFHAGDEATMREAILLAQNHGVHIGAHVSFDDKKNFGRTEMFLSKNEIYDLVTTQLRLFHRVAESLKAIIYHVKPHGALYNISAKNNETASAIAQAVKDFNPELKLFGLSKSCSVEAAERIGLKAVNEAFADRTYQDDGSLTPRKQPNALIENETDLLNQVKQLIETSSVVSVSGKTVPVIAETICIHGDGTHAISFAKIISLLINQATD